One genomic segment of Mycolicibacterium chubuense NBB4 includes these proteins:
- a CDS encoding pentapeptide repeat-containing protein yields MDPYVADREFDGEDFRDDDLSRVRTERVVFTECDFSGVDFTESDHVGSAFRNCTFRRSSLWHSTFRHCSFLGSTFVECRLRPLTLVEVDFTLTVLGGADLRKVDLSDCRLREAGLVGADLREAVLARADLTGARVQDARFDGADLRGARADATFWTTAKLRGAKVDVEQALAYAGAHGLVIG; encoded by the coding sequence GTGGATCCCTACGTTGCCGACCGGGAGTTCGACGGCGAGGACTTCCGCGACGACGATCTGAGTCGGGTGCGCACCGAGCGGGTGGTGTTCACCGAGTGCGACTTCTCCGGTGTCGACTTCACGGAGTCCGATCACGTCGGCTCGGCGTTTCGCAACTGCACCTTTCGCCGAAGTTCGCTGTGGCACAGCACATTCCGGCACTGCAGCTTCCTCGGATCGACCTTCGTGGAATGCCGGTTGCGACCGCTGACGCTCGTCGAGGTCGATTTCACGCTGACCGTCCTCGGCGGAGCCGATCTGCGCAAGGTCGACCTGTCGGACTGCCGGTTGCGGGAAGCCGGGCTCGTCGGGGCCGACCTGCGCGAGGCGGTGCTGGCGCGGGCCGACCTGACCGGCGCGCGGGTGCAGGACGCCCGGTTCGACGGCGCGGATCTGCGCGGCGCCCGAGCCGACGCCACCTTCTGGACGACAGCGAAGCTGCGCGGCGCCAAGGTGGACGTGGAGCAGGCGCTCGCGTACGCGGGAGCGCACGGATTGGTGATCGGCTGA
- a CDS encoding RrF2 family transcriptional regulator: MQLTRFTDLGLRAMMLLAAGEAQGQRVTTGSIAAGASASENHIAKAVSRLSELGMVHARRGRAGGLALTDEGRHASVGRLVRALEGDREVVECGGDNPCPLVPACRLRRALAEAKEAFYRELDRYTVADLAREATLPVLAVAFPPTHPGSSGHSTTPERNPR; the protein is encoded by the coding sequence ATGCAGCTAACCCGGTTCACCGACCTCGGGCTTCGGGCCATGATGCTGCTCGCCGCCGGAGAGGCCCAGGGCCAGCGCGTCACCACGGGATCCATCGCTGCGGGCGCCAGCGCCTCCGAGAACCACATCGCCAAAGCGGTGTCGCGCCTTTCCGAGCTCGGCATGGTGCACGCCCGGCGCGGCCGGGCCGGCGGTCTGGCCCTGACCGACGAAGGGCGCCACGCGTCGGTCGGCCGCCTCGTCCGCGCCCTCGAGGGCGACCGGGAAGTCGTCGAATGCGGCGGCGACAACCCTTGCCCGCTGGTGCCCGCCTGCCGGCTGCGGCGCGCGCTCGCCGAAGCCAAAGAAGCCTTCTACCGCGAACTCGACCGGTACACGGTCGCCGACTTGGCCCGGGAGGCAACGCTTCCCGTGCTCGCTGTGGCCTTCCCGCCGACCCATCCTGGGTCGTCCGGGCACAGCACCACCCCAGAAAGGAACCCACGATGA
- a CDS encoding globin domain-containing protein, with amino-acid sequence MTVIAAPAELEPAHAQIVSATLPLIGAHIDEITTEFYRGMFSAHPELLRNLFNRGNQAQGAQQRALAASIATFASHLVDPDLPHPAELLSRIGHKHASLGVTADQYPIVQEHLFAAIVAVLGADTVTEEVAAAWDRVYWIMADTLIALERQLYRSAGVDDGDVYRRARVVSRVDDPSGAVLITVRPAGRPFAEFSPAQYVSVGVTMPDGARQLRQYSLVNAPESDELTFAVKPVAATAGQPAGEVSSWIAANVCVGDILDVTVPFGDLPAPVAGQPLVLISAGIGVTPMVGILEYLDSQAPGTPVQVLHADRSDQTHPLRERQMELAAQLPHASLDVWYEDGLTAGSPGVHPGLMNLDGIEIAPEAHVYLCGGNGFVHAVRSQLTAKGVATERVHCELFSPNDWLLD; translated from the coding sequence ATGACCGTCATCGCCGCGCCCGCTGAGCTGGAGCCTGCCCACGCGCAGATCGTCTCCGCCACCCTCCCGCTGATCGGCGCGCACATCGACGAGATCACCACCGAGTTCTACCGCGGGATGTTCAGCGCCCACCCGGAGCTGCTGCGCAACTTGTTCAACCGCGGCAACCAGGCCCAAGGTGCGCAGCAGCGCGCCCTCGCGGCGTCCATCGCGACCTTCGCCAGCCATCTGGTGGATCCGGACCTGCCGCATCCGGCCGAGTTGCTGTCGCGGATCGGGCACAAGCACGCATCGCTCGGCGTGACCGCCGACCAGTACCCGATCGTGCAGGAGCACCTGTTCGCCGCGATCGTCGCGGTCCTGGGCGCCGACACGGTGACCGAGGAGGTGGCCGCGGCGTGGGACCGGGTGTACTGGATCATGGCCGACACCCTGATCGCGCTCGAGCGGCAGCTGTACCGGTCGGCGGGGGTCGACGACGGTGACGTCTACCGCCGTGCGCGTGTCGTCTCGCGGGTCGACGATCCCTCCGGCGCCGTGCTGATCACCGTTCGTCCTGCCGGCCGTCCGTTCGCGGAATTCTCTCCGGCGCAATACGTCTCGGTCGGCGTCACCATGCCCGACGGCGCCCGCCAGCTGCGGCAGTACAGCCTGGTCAACGCGCCGGAAAGCGACGAGCTGACCTTCGCGGTCAAGCCGGTCGCCGCCACAGCCGGCCAACCCGCAGGGGAGGTGTCGAGCTGGATCGCGGCCAACGTGTGCGTCGGCGACATCCTGGACGTCACCGTGCCGTTCGGCGACCTGCCCGCGCCCGTCGCCGGCCAGCCGCTCGTGCTGATCTCCGCCGGCATCGGCGTGACGCCCATGGTCGGCATCCTCGAGTACCTCGACAGCCAGGCGCCCGGCACCCCGGTGCAGGTGCTGCACGCCGATCGCAGCGACCAGACCCATCCGCTGCGGGAACGGCAGATGGAGCTGGCGGCTCAGCTGCCCCACGCGAGCCTGGACGTCTGGTACGAGGACGGCCTGACCGCGGGCAGCCCCGGCGTGCACCCCGGACTGATGAACCTCGACGGCATCGAGATCGCCCCGGAGGCGCATGTGTATCTCTGCGGTGGCAACGGTTTCGTGCACGCGGTGCGCTCGCAACTGACCGCCAAGGGCGTGGCCACCGAGCGCGTGCACTGCGAGCTGTTCTCGCCCAACGACTGGCTGCTCGACTAG
- a CDS encoding TetR/AcrR family transcriptional regulator C-terminal ligand-binding domain-containing protein: MSDGDAAQRAKALDAALAELQQWGVDRFSIEGVAHRSQLSPDYLRRTWDSERQLILDALLSYSEAMITTPDTGSLRGDLTELALSLAAYLNNPVGRRIARMLVVDSKSQAIDSETRYTFWSLRRDTIDVIFRRAAQRKELRSDVRPTVALQLLTSPLHTFALYTNDPVDPDHCRAVADLVTRAICVVY; the protein is encoded by the coding sequence TTGTCCGATGGTGATGCGGCCCAGCGCGCCAAAGCGCTCGACGCTGCACTCGCCGAACTGCAGCAGTGGGGGGTGGACCGCTTCAGCATCGAGGGCGTCGCGCATCGCTCACAGTTGAGCCCCGACTATCTGCGGCGCACGTGGGACAGCGAACGCCAACTCATCCTCGATGCGCTGCTGAGCTACAGCGAGGCGATGATCACCACGCCCGACACCGGCTCGCTGCGCGGCGACCTCACCGAGCTGGCGCTGTCGCTGGCCGCCTACCTGAACAACCCGGTGGGCCGCAGGATCGCGCGGATGCTGGTGGTGGACAGCAAGTCGCAGGCGATCGACTCCGAGACCAGGTACACGTTCTGGTCCCTGCGACGGGACACGATCGACGTCATCTTCCGCCGCGCGGCCCAACGGAAAGAGCTGCGGAGCGACGTCCGACCGACCGTCGCCCTGCAGCTCCTGACCTCTCCGTTGCACACGTTCGCGCTCTACACCAACGATCCGGTGGACCCGGACCACTGTCGCGCCGTCGCCGACCTGGTGACTCGGGCGATCTGCGTCGTCTACTAG